A region from the Bacillus sp. Marseille-P3661 genome encodes:
- the dnaK gene encoding molecular chaperone DnaK: protein MSKIIGIDLGTTNSCVAVMEGGEPKVIPNPEGNRTTPSVVAFKNGERQVGEVAKRQSITNPNTIQSIKRHMGTTHKEEIEGKQYTPQEISAIILQHLKSYAEEYLGEKVTKAVITVPAYFNDAERQATKDAGKIAGLEVERIINEPTAAALAYGLDKEDENQTILVYDLGGGTFDVSILELGDGIFEVKSTAGDNRLGGDDFDQVVIDHLVAEFKKENGIDLSKDKMALQRLKDAAEKAKKDLSGVTSTQISLPFITAGESGPLHLELNLTRAKFEELSSHLVDRTMGPVRQAIQDAGISKSEIDKVILVGGSTRIPAVVEAIKKETGKDPHKGVNPDEVVALGAAVQGGVLTGDVKDVVLLDVTPLSLGIETMGGVFTKLIERNTTIPTSKSQVFSTAADNQTAVDIHVLQGERPMAADNKTLGRFQLTDIPPAPRGIPQIEVSFDIDANGIVNVRATDKGTGKEQSITIQSSTTLSDEEIDRMVKEAETNADADQKRKEEAELRNESDQLVFQTEKTLKDLGDKVDAAEIAKAEEAKDALKQAIEKNDLEEMRAKKDALQEIVQQLSVKLYEQAAQQAQAAQGAGADAAGAKDDNVVDAEFTEVDDEEVKK, encoded by the coding sequence CGTCAATCAATTACAAACCCAAATACTATTCAGTCTATTAAGCGTCATATGGGTACTACACACAAAGAAGAAATTGAAGGAAAACAATATACACCACAAGAAATTTCAGCTATTATTTTGCAACACTTGAAGTCATATGCTGAGGAATACCTAGGAGAAAAGGTAACTAAAGCTGTTATTACAGTGCCAGCATACTTCAACGATGCAGAACGTCAAGCTACAAAAGATGCGGGTAAAATTGCCGGATTAGAGGTAGAACGCATTATTAACGAGCCGACTGCAGCTGCATTAGCATATGGATTGGATAAAGAAGATGAAAATCAAACAATTCTTGTTTATGACTTGGGCGGCGGAACATTCGACGTATCAATTCTAGAACTTGGTGACGGAATTTTTGAAGTAAAATCAACAGCTGGAGATAATCGTCTTGGTGGAGATGATTTCGACCAAGTAGTAATCGATCACCTTGTAGCGGAATTCAAAAAAGAAAACGGCATCGATTTATCTAAAGACAAAATGGCTTTACAACGCTTAAAAGATGCTGCTGAAAAAGCAAAGAAAGACCTTTCAGGGGTAACTTCTACACAAATTTCATTACCATTTATTACAGCTGGAGAATCAGGACCATTGCATTTAGAGCTTAACTTAACACGTGCTAAGTTTGAAGAACTATCATCACATCTAGTTGATCGTACTATGGGACCGGTTCGCCAAGCAATTCAAGATGCTGGTATTTCTAAGAGTGAAATTGATAAAGTTATCTTAGTTGGAGGTTCAACTCGTATTCCTGCTGTAGTAGAAGCGATTAAAAAAGAAACTGGAAAAGATCCACATAAAGGTGTAAACCCAGATGAAGTTGTTGCTCTAGGTGCCGCTGTTCAAGGTGGGGTTCTTACCGGGGATGTAAAGGATGTAGTTTTACTTGATGTAACTCCGCTTTCACTAGGAATCGAAACTATGGGTGGCGTGTTTACAAAGTTAATTGAACGTAATACTACAATCCCAACAAGTAAGTCACAAGTGTTTTCAACAGCTGCTGACAATCAAACTGCAGTAGATATTCATGTTCTTCAAGGTGAACGTCCAATGGCAGCAGATAATAAAACATTAGGTCGATTCCAATTAACTGATATTCCACCGGCACCTCGTGGAATTCCACAAATTGAAGTATCATTTGATATTGATGCTAATGGTATTGTAAATGTTCGTGCAACAGATAAAGGTACTGGTAAAGAACAATCTATCACTATTCAATCTTCTACCACATTATCGGATGAAGAAATTGATAGAATGGTTAAAGAAGCAGAAACAAATGCAGATGCCGACCAAAAACGCAAAGAAGAAGCGGAACTTCGAAACGAATCTGATCAATTAGTGTTCCAAACTGAGAAAACATTGAAAGATCTAGGAGATAAAGTTGATGCAGCTGAAATTGCAAAGGCTGAAGAAGCGAAGGATGCCTTAAAGCAAGCGATCGAGAAAAATGATTTAGAAGAAATGCGTGCAAAAAAAGACGCATTACAAGAAATTGTTCAACAGTTATCTGTAAAGCTTTATGAGCAAGCTGCTCAACAAGCACAAGCTGCACAGGGAGCTGGCGCAGACGCAGCTGGTGCTAAAGATGATAATGTTGTCGATGCAGAATTCACTGAAGTTGACGATGAGGAAGTAAAGAAATAA